The following is a genomic window from Labeo rohita strain BAU-BD-2019 chromosome 11, IGBB_LRoh.1.0, whole genome shotgun sequence.
TAATGTCCTTCCCCTTTGCACTTCCTGTCCGCAGTCCTTCCAGGAGAGTCTGCTGGAATAGTTAATTAGTCGTGTCAGGAAGCAACATCTTAGCAGGGTGAGCACCAAGTGCATGGTAAGTTTAATAGGACGTGCGTCAAGGCAGGTAGCAAATAACAGGAAAAGACAAGGGGTGTATGAGTTTTGTTAAGAGAAAGGGTGTGTTTTGCCAAAAATGACCTTCGGGTTAACCCTTTCTGAGAAGATGCAATTCGAAATCAGTGGATGAGATAATTTTTCATTGttcatagtttattttttatgattgtgAAAATGTGTTCGGTGTAAATGGGGTGAGCATATAATCACGTCATTATGTTTTAAGTTCAGAGGTTGGAGTTCATCAATCAAATAATCAATGTAGATCAATCAATATGATGCTCTAAAGGAGCAGCAGAGCTCATAATGGCATGTTGTCAGTAGGTTTGTAGTTCAATTcaacatcaaaatgtaattttcttttctctttctgtttgcaGATTTTTAGAAGCAGTTCCAAACGTATCAACCAAagacaaagccatttgactataACTGTGTGCTCCACCCTGATGTCAAGGCCTTGTCCCTCCACCCGAGGTCCTAAACCTCCTGTGGCACCAAAACCAAGGCTAGCCTCTGAGGTAAGCCAAAGCATTGTGGGCAACGGGGACATAACATCCTCTGATAGACTGGAGCTGAACCAGGATAATGAATCAGATGTCACACAGGACGAAGCAGACGCATCCAGAGAAAACTGTACAGATGATGATGTGGAAAATGACTTGTCTGACAAAGAGTTTACTGTAAATTATGACACTAACCATGACACAAGTTGCTATAATGAAATAGAGGAAGAATTACAAATGGCAGTGGATGAAACAGTGGGAGACAATGAAGCCACTGAAGTACAGCATGCAGCCTCTTCAGATTTCGATTCAGCAGATGACGACCACAGCAAAGACACTGATGATACCAAGCCAACTGAAAATGGAGACAATGCTTATAACGTACTTGAGGACACCTGTGAGACACTAAATGAGGATCAGCCCGCAGGTGAATCTCAAAGTCCATATGAGGAGATTGAGGAACCACCATCAGACAATGATCAGTATGAAGAGAACACTAAAGCAGGTGAGGCACAAGAAGATGAGCCTGGACTTTCTTCAAAGGCTACAACCTGCAGTCAACCCTCACTATGTGAGGAATACCCTTATGATGTCATTGGCACACTGGATGACAACAGTACTTGGCAGGCCGAACGTGCTACCAAAGACCCATCTGGACGTTTCAGGTTCGCAGAGGAGACGGAAGATCCATTTGAGCCCTACTCTGTCATAGAGGTTGTACCAGGTGATTTGACATGTACCTCTGATCCAGAAGCAAGATGCACTGATGACGAGTCCAGCAATGAGAAACCAATGGATTCTGAGATCGCAACGGAGGAAGCATCAAACCAAGAGCCATACTATGTATCATCAGACGATGTGGCAGAGTTAGAGGACGAACAGGCGAAATTAGAAAATGACGTCTCTCAACCTGCTTCTGAGGGTCAGGAGATGGCAAAAAATGAAGAGGTTGATGACTACGCTGATATCAAAGACAACGATGGCGATGATCCGCAGATAGAATGTGTGTCATCGGAAGATTACGTCGAGATAGGAGATGAAGATGAGCCGGTAAACATGGAGAGGAAAACCAAGGGCAAAAGTGTAAGAGAACGATCAGCTAGAAGGGGACAAGCCCTCTTGAGTCAGAGGAACAGTTGCCAGCCACGTCTCAGACTTTGCAACATTACCGTTCCTGCTGACTTGGATGTAGGCAGAACTCCAGAACTTACAAACCGTGTGGTTTTTGCCCACACCACAGAAGCATTTGAAGAGGACATCGAAGAGCTGGACTGTCACATTGTGCCTTTCTTCGAGGACTCGGACACAGAAAGCGACGAGCACATTTATGAGGAGGCTGGCTTCGACTCGGAGGGCGAGAATTTTATCTCTCTGGACAGGAAGAGCATTGTGACGAGATCTCGCTCGCTCTCTGGGAAAGTACCTGGATATGTTCCTGAGACTGTGCCGGAGGAGACGGGCACTGAGTACCAGTCTCACGACTACTACACTGTGGCCTTGGACCAGAATGGAGTTCCACACCCCAAGCTTTCAGACGAAACAGAGGCAAACGAAATTATTCCCTCGTTGAAGCCAAGGCGCTTTCTTCTTTCTCCTCGGTCGCTTTCTGTCGAGGGCAGAGATTTGCCGTTCTCGGGGCACTTCGAGGGTGAGAAATCTCCTAGAGAGCAATGCAGATTGCACAAAAAGGATGACACACTTTCTTTGCCCTGTGTGATTACTTCTTCCGGAAGCTTTTCTCAAAGAAGCCACCAGTCCTCCAGTGGCGTGTCGACACCTACGTCTCTAGTTGATATCCCACCACCTTTTGAGTTAGCTTACATAACTAAAAGACCTGTAACCAAAAGCTCTCCATCACTTCTAATTCAGCATGAATCTCCCGACAACCTCAAAAAGAAGAAGACTTCATTTAAACGTTTCTTGGCtttaaaatttaagaaaaaatccGAAAGCAAAGCACGTGGAGATGGCAGCGTCCGTTCCTCCAGGTCATCATCTGAGTCTAGCCACCATGGACCCATTCGGGTGCTGGATCTTGATCGAAGGAGTACAAGCGGCTCCCCACAGCTTCAGTCTCGTGTGGGAAAACCACAACGTAACTCAGAAATACCTAACACTTTTCTGCTTTACAAAGAGAGGCAAAGAAGGCAAGGTGCACCCAAAATTTACAGCAGCAGGGGTATAGCCAGGGTGGAGTCTTTTGAGGACCGCTCTCGGCCACCCTTCATGCCCCTACCCCTCACTAAACCTCGTTCCATCTCCTTTCCAAGTGCAGATACTTCTGATTATGAGAACATTCCTGCAATGAGCTCAGACTATGAGAATATCCAGATTCCGCATGGACGGCCCACTCGGGCCGTCACTATTACAGAGTTCTTCGATGACCACAATCGGACAACAGCACCTGCTAATGAGAATGACGGCTATGTGGACATGAATAGCTTTGCGGGAATAGAAAACAAACCCACCACTCAAGAGCAAGACCCTGAAAGGTATAGTCAGGTTTTTATACAACTATGAACATATTTCACATTGGTATTCAAAAAAGGATAAAAAGGGATCTGAAACTATATTAGGGAGACTTTCTGTTT
Proteins encoded in this region:
- the fgd5a gene encoding FYVE, RhoGEF and PH domain-containing protein 5 isoform X1 yields the protein MSRPCPSTRGPKPPVAPKPRLASEVSQSIVGNGDITSSDRLELNQDNESDVTQDEADASRENCTDDDVENDLSDKEFTVNYDTNHDTSCYNEIEEELQMAVDETVGDNEATEVQHAASSDFDSADDDHSKDTDDTKPTENGDNAYNVLEDTCETLNEDQPAGESQSPYEEIEEPPSDNDQYEENTKAGEAQEDEPGLSSKATTCSQPSLCEEYPYDVIGTLDDNSTWQAERATKDPSGRFRFAEETEDPFEPYSVIEVVPGDLTCTSDPEARCTDDESSNEKPMDSEIATEEASNQEPYYVSSDDVAELEDEQAKLENDVSQPASEGQEMAKNEEVDDYADIKDNDGDDPQIECVSSEDYVEIGDEDEPVNMERKTKGKSVRERSARRGQALLSQRNSCQPRLRLCNITVPADLDVGRTPELTNRVVFAHTTEAFEEDIEELDCHIVPFFEDSDTESDEHIYEEAGFDSEGENFISLDRKSIVTRSRSLSGKVPGYVPETVPEETGTEYQSHDYYTVALDQNGVPHPKLSDETEANEIIPSLKPRRFLLSPRSLSVEGRDLPFSGHFEGEKSPREQCRLHKKDDTLSLPCVITSSGSFSQRSHQSSSGVSTPTSLVDIPPPFELAYITKRPVTKSSPSLLIQHESPDNLKKKKTSFKRFLALKFKKKSESKARGDGSVRSSRSSSESSHHGPIRVLDLDRRSTSGSPQLQSRVGKPQRNSEIPNTFLLYKERQRRQGAPKIYSSRGIARVESFEDRSRPPFMPLPLTKPRSISFPSADTSDYENIPAMSSDYENIQIPHGRPTRAVTITEFFDDHNRTTAPANENDGYVDMNSFAGIENKPTTQEQDPESAYTEPFPVCPVSATVSNEEDHGRTSEEEDGCIDHCHDRQIDGRSRAYYVAKDLVDSETEHVKALKILQEDFRAAVESAGDDEEPLLENGKLDEILSTLPQAYQLHNEILSELETRIKQWEDSPRVVDVILTRRAEFSSFATYISDYDRSMSVLEESCRQSKAFEDVVKQFETQNAEGVHVPLKHQLLRVIVRVLQYRMILTDYLNNLSPDSKEYEDTQAALVIVSEVADQVNDNLKHGENLLRLVHIDYSVRGKRDLLQPGRVFVKEGTLMKVSRKSRQPRHLFLMNDVMLYTYPQQDGKYRLKNTLTLSGMKVSKPVIDNVLNTLRIEVSDVTITLSASSVGEREDWFHTLSRAIADHAAGLNTFSCSSEAREKLWMSLGEAAPVLVPVSHVMMCMNCTSDFSLTLRRHHCNACGKVVCRSCSRNRYPLKYLKDRMAKVCDHCYAELRKRGGNVPGSCGSASPRTNRASRPLSAVFQSLQPPSLWRNRKSSSPLTQVSVGAEGSTMSGSLQRRKKSKRKWKRLWFLLKDKVLYTFKAREDKVASESLPLQGFTVKLSDRSEGEDKDNVFQLYHKKTLYYTFRADDQHTARRWVNAMEEATVL
- the fgd5a gene encoding FYVE, RhoGEF and PH domain-containing protein 5 isoform X2, producing MSRPCPSTRGPKPPVAPKPRLASEVSQSIVGNGDITSSDRLELNQDNESDVTQDEADASRENCTDDDVENDLSDKEFTVNYDTNHDTSCYNEIEEELQMAVDETVGDNEATEVQHAASSDFDSADDDHSKDTDDTKPTENGDNAYNVLEDTCETLNEDQPAGESQSPYEEIEEPPSDNDQYEENTKAGEAQEDEPGLSSKATTCSQPSLCEEYPYDVIGTLDDNSTWQAERATKDPSGRFRFAEETEDPFEPYSVIEVVPGDLTCTSDPEARCTDDESSNEKPMDSEIATEEASNQEPYYVSSDDVAELEDEQAKLENDVSQPASEGQEMAKNEEVDDYADIKDNDGDDPQIECVSSEDYVEIGDEDEPVNMERKTKGKSVRERSARRGQALLSQRNSCQPRLRLCNITVPADLDVGRTPELTNRVVFAHTTEAFEEDIEELDCHIVPFFEDSDTESDEHIYEEAGFDSEGENFISLDRKSIVTRSRSLSGKVPGYVPETVPEETGTEYQSHDYYTVALDQNGVPHPKLSDETEANEIIPSLKPRRFLLSPRSLSVEGRDLPFSGHFEGEKSPREQCRLHKKDDTLSLPCVITSSGSFSQRSHQSSSGVSTPTSLVDIPPPFELAYITKRPVTKSSPSLLIQHESPDNLKKKKTSFKRFLALKFKKKSESKARGDGSVRSSRSSSESSHHGPIRVLDLDRRSTSGSPQLQSRVGKPQRNSEIPNTFLLYKERQRRQGAPKIYSSRGIARVESFEDRSRPPFMPLPLTKPRSISFPSADTSDYENIPAMSSDYENIQIPHGRPTRAVTITEFFDDHNRTTAPANENDGYVDMNSFAGIENKPTTQEQDPESAYTEPFPVCPVSATVSNEEDHGRTSEEEDGCIDHCHDRQIDGRSRAYYVAKDLVDSETEHVKALKILQEDFRAAVESAGDDEEPLLENGKLDEILSTLPQAYQLHNEILSELETRIKQWEDSPRVVDVILTRRAEFSSFATYISDYDRSMSVLEESCRQSKAFEDVVKQFETQNAEGVHVPLKHQLLRVIVRVLQYRMILTDYLNNLSPDSKEYEDTQAALVIVSEVADQVNDNLKHGENLLRLVHIDYSVRGKRDLLQPGRVFVKEGTLMKVSRKSRQPRHLFLMNDVMLYTYPQQDGKYRLKNTLTLSGMKVSKPVIDNVLNTLRIEVSDVTITLSASSVGEREDWFHTLSRAIADHAAGLNTFSCSSEAREKLWMSLGEAAPVLVPVSHVMMCMNCTSDFSLTLRRHHCNACGKVVCRSCSRNRYPLKYLKDRMAKVCDHCYAELRKRGGNVPGSCGSASPRTNRASRPLSAVFQSLQPPSLWRNRKSSSPLTQVSVGAEGSTMSGSLQRRKKSKRKWKRLWFLLKDKDKVASESLPLQGFTVKLSDRSEGEDKDNVFQLYHKKTLYYTFRADDQHTARRWVNAMEEATVL